A region of Streptomyces sp. TG1A-60 DNA encodes the following proteins:
- a CDS encoding N-acetylglutaminylglutamine amidotransferase, whose amino-acid sequence MCGLSGEIRFDGGRPDLAAVERMTDRLTARGPDGRGLWSQGAVALGHRRLKIIDLSEYGAQPMADSAGRIAGVFNGCIYNYKELRAQLRGLGHRFFSGSDTEVVLKAYQQWGTACVDRLYGMFAFVIVEQATGRLVLARDRLGIKPLYLAQAPGRLRFASSLPSLLAGGGIDTSLDPLALHQYLSWHATVAAPHTVLTGVRKLPAATVRVVEPDGRHRDVRYWQPSYTRRPEYAHLGADEWRDAVLDALRTAVRRRMVADVPVGVLLSGGLDSSLIVALLADEGQRDLATFSVGFESEGGEEGDEFRYSDLVSRHFGTDHHQLMVPSDRVSTALDAAIEAMSEPMTSHDVVAFHLLSEQVAKEVKVVQSGQGADEVFAGYHWYPDMAAAPRERAAEAYAETYFDRPHAALTGIVDPSMLPGHDVSGRFVREHMAHPGAETALDAALRLDTHVMLVDDPVKRVDNMTMDWGLEARVPFLDHELVELAAACPPDLKLADGGKGVLKAAGRRLLPAQVVDRPKGYFPVPAVKHMAGPVLGRVREAMSAPEARSRGVFQDGYVARLLSAPDEHRTRRGANELWQVALLEIWLQTHGIS is encoded by the coding sequence ATGTGCGGCCTGAGCGGAGAGATCCGCTTCGACGGCGGACGGCCCGACCTGGCGGCCGTCGAGCGCATGACCGACCGCCTCACCGCCCGGGGACCGGACGGCAGGGGGCTGTGGTCGCAGGGCGCCGTGGCGCTGGGCCACCGTCGGCTGAAGATCATCGACCTGTCCGAGTACGGGGCCCAGCCCATGGCCGACTCGGCGGGGCGGATCGCCGGTGTCTTCAACGGCTGCATCTACAACTACAAAGAGCTGCGCGCGCAACTGCGCGGTCTCGGCCACCGCTTCTTCTCCGGATCCGACACCGAGGTGGTGCTCAAGGCGTACCAGCAGTGGGGAACCGCCTGTGTCGACCGCCTCTACGGCATGTTCGCCTTCGTCATCGTCGAGCAGGCCACCGGGCGGCTCGTCCTGGCCCGTGACCGGCTGGGCATCAAGCCGCTGTACCTGGCCCAGGCGCCGGGGCGGCTGCGCTTCGCCTCCTCGCTGCCGTCCCTCCTGGCCGGCGGCGGCATCGACACCTCGCTCGACCCCCTCGCGTTGCACCAGTACCTGAGCTGGCACGCCACGGTGGCCGCGCCCCACACGGTCCTCACCGGAGTACGCAAGCTGCCCGCGGCCACCGTGCGCGTCGTGGAACCGGACGGCCGCCACCGCGACGTCCGCTACTGGCAGCCGTCGTACACCCGCCGGCCCGAGTACGCGCACCTGGGCGCGGACGAGTGGCGCGACGCGGTGCTCGACGCGCTGCGCACCGCCGTACGCCGGCGCATGGTCGCCGACGTACCGGTCGGCGTGCTGCTGTCGGGCGGCCTCGACTCCAGCCTGATCGTGGCGCTGCTGGCCGACGAGGGGCAGCGCGACCTCGCGACGTTCAGCGTGGGGTTCGAGTCGGAGGGCGGCGAGGAGGGCGACGAGTTCCGCTACTCGGACCTGGTCTCCCGGCACTTCGGCACGGACCACCACCAGCTCATGGTGCCCTCGGACCGTGTGTCGACGGCGCTGGACGCGGCGATCGAGGCGATGAGCGAGCCGATGACCAGCCATGACGTGGTCGCCTTCCACCTGCTGTCGGAGCAGGTCGCGAAGGAGGTGAAGGTCGTCCAGAGCGGTCAGGGCGCCGACGAGGTCTTCGCCGGCTACCACTGGTACCCGGACATGGCCGCCGCCCCCAGAGAGCGGGCGGCCGAGGCGTACGCCGAGACGTACTTCGACCGGCCGCACGCCGCCCTCACCGGGATCGTGGATCCCTCCATGCTGCCCGGCCACGACGTGTCCGGCCGCTTCGTACGGGAGCACATGGCGCATCCGGGCGCCGAGACCGCTCTCGACGCGGCGCTGCGGCTCGACACCCATGTGATGCTCGTCGACGATCCGGTCAAGCGCGTCGACAACATGACCATGGACTGGGGACTGGAGGCCCGCGTCCCGTTCCTCGACCACGAACTGGTGGAGTTGGCCGCCGCCTGTCCGCCGGACCTGAAACTCGCCGACGGCGGCAAGGGGGTCCTCAAGGCCGCGGGCCGCCGGCTCCTGCCCGCTCAGGTCGTCGACCGGCCCAAGGGCTACTTCCCGGTCCCCGCCGTCAAACACATGGCGGGTCCCGTGCTGGGGCGGGTCCGTGAGGCCATGTCGGCGCCCGAGGCCAGGTCACGGGGTGTCTTCCAGGACGGGTACGTGGCCAGGCTGCTGTCGGCGCCGGACGAGCACCGCACCAGGCGTGGGGCGAACGAGCTGTGGCAGGTAGCTTTGCTGGAGATATGGCTGCAAACGCACGGAATCAGCTGA
- a CDS encoding YbdK family carboxylate-amine ligase, which translates to MTVRVGVEEEFHVLDARSGRLVPGADALLGRLPRSEFKPELQRSAVEWNSPVHTALDSLHADLSGARRRLDAAASPLGLAVVAAGTVPLARVTRGDATDDRRYRHMVDAYRRVADEHLVCSAQVHVDVPDRDTAVRIMCAVSPWLPPLLALSASSPFWLGADTGYASWRTMLWQRWPTAGPVGCFAGAADYDATVEALVRSGVISDRGMVYYDVRPSDHQQTLELRVCDACPRTETVVLVAGLFRALVEDARVRLEQPGRVCDGRHEWLRAAVWRAAQAGLEGTLVDPVTRLAAPAPTVLRDMLRRLRPALEAYGDWDSVRVLMEEALARGSAARRLRGVAEEEGLLACVETMVAETRGEHRRGPASGAARRPVAAAGAAPPGAPPPYSVETVGG; encoded by the coding sequence GTGACCGTTCGAGTGGGCGTAGAGGAAGAGTTCCATGTTCTGGACGCGAGGAGCGGGCGGCTCGTCCCGGGCGCCGACGCGCTCCTCGGTCGCCTGCCCAGAAGCGAGTTCAAGCCCGAGCTGCAGCGATCGGCCGTGGAGTGGAACAGCCCGGTGCACACCGCGCTGGACTCCCTGCACGCCGATCTGTCCGGGGCGCGGCGGCGGCTGGACGCGGCGGCCTCCCCTCTCGGGCTGGCCGTCGTCGCGGCCGGCACGGTGCCGCTGGCGCGGGTGACGCGCGGTGACGCCACCGACGATCGTCGTTACCGGCACATGGTCGACGCCTACCGGCGGGTCGCCGACGAGCATCTCGTGTGCAGCGCGCAGGTCCATGTCGACGTACCCGACCGCGACACGGCCGTCCGGATCATGTGCGCCGTCTCCCCGTGGCTGCCCCCGCTGCTGGCTCTGTCCGCCAGCTCACCGTTCTGGCTCGGCGCGGACACGGGGTACGCCAGCTGGCGCACGATGCTGTGGCAGCGCTGGCCCACCGCGGGGCCGGTCGGCTGCTTCGCCGGAGCCGCCGACTACGACGCCACGGTCGAGGCTCTGGTCCGCTCCGGTGTGATCAGCGACCGGGGCATGGTCTATTACGACGTACGGCCGTCCGATCACCAGCAGACCCTGGAGCTGCGCGTCTGCGACGCCTGCCCGCGCACCGAGACGGTCGTGCTCGTCGCCGGGCTGTTCCGCGCCCTGGTCGAGGACGCGCGAGTCCGGCTGGAGCAGCCGGGCCGGGTCTGCGACGGCAGGCACGAATGGCTCCGGGCCGCCGTCTGGCGGGCGGCCCAGGCGGGGCTGGAGGGCACCCTGGTCGACCCGGTCACCCGTCTCGCCGCGCCCGCCCCCACCGTCCTGCGCGACATGCTGCGGAGGCTGCGCCCGGCCCTGGAAGCCTACGGCGACTGGGACTCCGTACGCGTGCTCATGGAAGAGGCGCTGGCTCGGGGCAGCGCGGCGCGGCGACTGCGCGGGGTCGCGGAGGAGGAGGGCCTGCTCGCCTGTGTGGAGACGATGGTCGCCGAGACCCGCGGTGAGCACAGGCGGGGCCCCGCTTCCGGAGCCGCCCGCCGCCCCGTCGCGGCGGCGGGTGCCGCCCCGCCAGGGGCCCCGCCACCGTACTCGGTGGAAACCGTCGGCGGCTGA
- a CDS encoding dihydrofolate reductase family protein, translating into MGKLSLTSFVTLDGVYQAPGGPDEDRRDGFEHGGWSVPYGDEDFGRFIDGVFGRVGAFLLGRRTYEIFAAHWPKVTEPADPVAGKLNSLPKYVVSSTVTNPEWSGTTVLSGDLAKEVTALKEHTDGEVQVHGSGDLAQSLLALDLVDTVHLLTFPVVLGSGRRLFAEGALPTAFRHAAGSITSTGVSIQTYDLAGRPQYGTYELPRNA; encoded by the coding sequence ATGGGCAAGCTCTCCCTCACCTCCTTCGTCACTCTCGACGGCGTGTACCAGGCCCCCGGCGGCCCCGACGAGGACCGCCGCGACGGCTTCGAGCACGGTGGCTGGAGCGTCCCGTACGGGGACGAGGACTTCGGACGGTTCATCGACGGCGTCTTCGGCCGCGTGGGCGCCTTCCTGCTGGGCCGCAGGACGTACGAGATCTTCGCCGCGCACTGGCCGAAGGTCACCGAACCGGCCGACCCGGTCGCGGGGAAGCTCAACTCCCTGCCCAAGTACGTCGTTTCGAGCACCGTCACGAACCCGGAATGGAGCGGCACCACCGTGCTCTCCGGCGACCTCGCCAAGGAGGTCACCGCCCTCAAGGAGCACACCGACGGCGAGGTGCAGGTCCACGGCAGCGGCGACCTCGCCCAGTCGCTGCTCGCCCTCGACCTGGTCGACACCGTGCACCTGCTGACATTCCCGGTCGTCCTCGGCTCCGGCCGCCGCCTCTTCGCCGAGGGCGCTCTGCCGACCGCGTTCCGCCACGCCGCGGGGAGCATCACGAGCACGGGCGTCTCGATCCAGACGTACGACCTGGCGGGACGTCCGCAGTACGGCACCTACGAGCTCCCGCGGAACGCCTGA
- the alc gene encoding allantoicase — protein sequence MTAQREPSVASFTGDANPYRGGDPYADYRTADFPFTRYADLADRRLGAGVVAANDEFFAQRENLLVPERAEFDPENFGHKGKIMDGWETRRRRGASAGHPWPAAEDHDWALVRLGAPGVIRGVIVDTAHFRGNYPQAVSVEGACVAGSPSPEDLLAGDVKWTTLVPRTPVGGHAANGFVVSVEQRFTHLRLNQHPDGGIARLRVHGEVVPDPAWLTALGTFDVVALENGGRAEDASNLFYSPATNTIQPGRARVMHECWETRRRRDQGNDWIRYRLAAQAEIRALELDTAYLKGNAAGWATVSVKDGEDGDWTEILPRTRLQPDTNHRFILPDPAIATHARVDIYPDGGIARLRLLGSLTEEGAAHLSARHRELGA from the coding sequence GTGACGGCGCAGCGAGAACCCTCGGTGGCGAGCTTCACCGGCGACGCGAACCCGTACCGCGGCGGCGACCCGTACGCGGACTACCGCACCGCCGACTTCCCCTTCACCCGGTACGCCGACCTCGCCGACCGCAGGCTCGGCGCCGGTGTCGTCGCCGCCAACGACGAGTTCTTCGCCCAGCGAGAGAACCTGCTGGTGCCCGAGCGCGCCGAGTTCGACCCCGAGAACTTCGGGCACAAGGGCAAGATCATGGACGGCTGGGAGACGCGGCGGCGCCGGGGCGCCTCCGCCGGCCATCCCTGGCCTGCGGCCGAGGACCACGACTGGGCGCTGGTCCGCCTCGGCGCGCCCGGTGTGATCCGGGGGGTCATCGTCGACACGGCCCACTTCCGCGGCAACTACCCGCAGGCCGTGTCCGTCGAGGGCGCGTGCGTGGCCGGTTCCCCGTCCCCGGAGGACCTCCTCGCCGGTGACGTGAAGTGGACGACCCTCGTCCCGCGCACCCCGGTCGGCGGCCACGCGGCCAACGGCTTCGTGGTCTCGGTCGAGCAGCGCTTCACCCACCTCCGCCTGAACCAGCACCCCGACGGCGGCATCGCCCGCCTCCGCGTGCACGGCGAGGTCGTGCCGGACCCGGCCTGGCTGACCGCCCTCGGTACCTTCGACGTGGTCGCCCTGGAGAACGGCGGCCGGGCCGAGGACGCCTCCAACCTCTTCTACTCACCCGCCACCAACACCATCCAGCCCGGCCGCGCCCGGGTGATGCACGAGTGCTGGGAGACCCGCCGCCGCCGGGACCAGGGCAACGACTGGATCCGCTACCGCCTGGCCGCCCAGGCCGAGATCCGCGCCCTGGAGCTCGACACGGCCTACCTCAAGGGCAACGCGGCCGGCTGGGCCACGGTCTCGGTGAAGGACGGAGAGGACGGCGACTGGACCGAGATCCTCCCCCGCACCCGCCTCCAGCCCGACACCAACCACCGCTTCATCCTCCCCGACCCGGCGATCGCCACCCACGCGCGCGTGGACATCTACCCCGACGGCGGAATCGCCCGCCTGCGCCTCCTCGGCTCCCTCACGGAGGAGGGCGCGGCCCACCTGTCGGCCCGCCACCGGGAACTGGGCGCCTGA
- the allB gene encoding allantoinase AllB, which produces MSEAELVLRSSRVITPDGSRPAAVAVADGRITAVLPYDTDVPPGARLEDLGDDVLLPGLVDTHVHVNDPGRTHWEGFWTATRAAAAGGITTLVDMPLNSLPPTTTVDHLRTKREVAARKAHIDVGFWGGALPGNAKDLRPLHDAGVFGFKAFLSPSGVDEFPHLDQEGLARSLAEIAGFGGLLIVHAEDPHHLDAAPQRGGPRYADFLASRPRDAEDTAIAALIAQARRLDARVHVLHLSSSDALPLIAEAKRDGVRITVETCPHYLTLTAEEVPDGASEFKCCPPIRESANQDLLWRALADGTIDCVVTDHSPSTADLKTDDFATAWGGISGLQLSLAAVWTAARERGHGLEDVVRWMSSRTAELVGLDDRKGAIESGRDADFAVLAPDETFTVDPAALQHRNRVTAYAGKTLHGVVRSTWLRGERIVVDGGFTEPKGRLLTRTA; this is translated from the coding sequence GTGTCCGAGGCTGAACTGGTGTTGCGCTCGTCGCGCGTCATCACCCCCGACGGGTCGCGCCCCGCCGCGGTCGCCGTCGCGGACGGCAGGATCACGGCGGTACTCCCGTACGACACCGACGTACCGCCCGGCGCGCGTCTGGAGGACCTCGGCGACGACGTCCTGCTGCCCGGCCTCGTCGACACCCATGTGCATGTGAACGACCCGGGCCGCACCCATTGGGAGGGCTTCTGGACCGCCACGCGCGCCGCGGCGGCCGGCGGCATCACCACCCTCGTCGACATGCCCCTGAACTCCCTCCCGCCGACCACGACGGTGGACCACCTCCGTACGAAGCGGGAGGTCGCCGCCCGCAAGGCCCACATCGACGTCGGCTTCTGGGGCGGTGCCCTGCCCGGCAACGCCAAGGACCTCCGGCCGCTGCACGACGCCGGGGTCTTCGGTTTCAAGGCGTTCCTCTCACCGTCGGGCGTGGACGAGTTCCCGCACCTCGACCAGGAGGGGCTCGCCCGGTCCCTGGCCGAGATCGCCGGCTTCGGCGGACTGCTCATCGTCCACGCCGAGGACCCCCACCACCTCGACGCGGCCCCGCAGCGGGGCGGCCCCCGGTACGCCGACTTCCTCGCCTCCCGCCCGCGCGACGCCGAGGACACCGCCATCGCGGCCCTCATCGCCCAGGCCCGCAGACTCGACGCACGCGTCCACGTCCTCCACCTGTCCTCCAGCGACGCGCTCCCGCTGATCGCCGAGGCCAAGCGGGACGGCGTGCGGATCACCGTCGAGACCTGCCCGCACTACCTCACCCTCACCGCCGAGGAAGTCCCGGACGGGGCCAGCGAGTTCAAGTGCTGCCCGCCCATCCGCGAGTCCGCCAACCAGGACCTCCTCTGGCGGGCCCTCGCGGACGGCACCATCGACTGCGTGGTCACCGACCACTCCCCGTCGACGGCCGACCTGAAGACCGACGACTTCGCCACCGCCTGGGGCGGCATCTCCGGACTGCAACTGAGCCTCGCGGCGGTCTGGACGGCGGCCCGCGAGCGCGGCCACGGCCTGGAGGACGTGGTCCGCTGGATGTCCTCACGCACGGCCGAACTGGTCGGCCTCGACGACCGCAAGGGCGCCATCGAGTCGGGCCGCGACGCCGACTTCGCCGTCCTCGCCCCCGACGAGACCTTCACCGTCGACCCGGCCGCACTCCAACACCGCAACCGCGTCACCGCGTACGCGGGCAAGACCCTGCACGGCGTGGTCAGGTCCACCTGGCTGCGCGGCGAGCGCATCGTCGTGGACGGCGGGTTCACCGAACCGAAGGGGCGGCTCCTCACCCGCACCGCCTGA